In the Candidatus Nezhaarchaeales archaeon genome, CGCTCCCGCCCAGTTAAGGATGGGTTGGGATTGCCGCCCGGCTGAGTTGGGTTAAGGCGCGGTGTACGCTTTTGGCCCGTTCCGTTCGTTTGCTTTTGGCCCTTCTTCGACACCCTTTTCCTTACCCTTCGTACCTTGGGGTGGGATGGTTACAAATAAGGGAAAGGGTGGGTTTATTTGGTGTTTTGGGGTGTTGCGTTGATACTTGCTTTTCCCGCCGTTTTGATGGTACTCAAGTCCTCCTAGTTGTGAGTGTTTGGGTTTCCCCCTCGACGGGTTGTGTCTTTGCGTCCTTCATTGTTTTCGCTCCGATCTTGGTCCGAGTAGCCAAGTTCTTCTTAAAAGAACTTATAAACGAAAAGGAGGAAGAAAAGAGAAGAGAGCCAGTGAATCGAATTAAATTTAACATCTCTCTCGCAGAAGGATATGTATCAGATACCCTGCTATATCCCATGCCTCTTTGGGCTTTTTCGTCCTGAAGTGGAGCAGCTTTTAGATAAAGCAGTTAAGGAGGACGATAGAAAAAAGCGTGAGGAACTAATAAATCGAGTGTTAAAATCTTTGAGACCTCCTTTATAGGATTGAATAATTTAGTTTCTTTAACAAATTAGAGTCTGGCAATATCTTTTTGCAAAGTGAACTTTTTGTAAAGGTTTCCTACAAGCCTCACTTACAATCGCTAAGCTCACGAAATCTGTAACAAAGCTCTACAAGGAGAGCTTTTTACCTTTTTCGCCTTCCGGTTCGTTTGGGGGCTATGTGGCCCACTTTAGCTCCAGGCGGGGCTCTACGAGAAACAGGACGACCGCCGGTAGGATGGGAGCCCCCTCCATGTGGATGCGCGTAAGCCCCCATAGCTTTACCGCGTACAGTAGGGTATTTCCACGACTTAGCCTTTGCTAGGTGGTATTTAGCTCCAGCCTTAAGTAAGGGTTTTTCCGTACGTCCACCTCCAGCTACTACGCCTATGGTGGCTCTTGATAGCTTAGGGAGTGGTTTTAACTCGCCGCTAGGTAACTGCACTATGGTTTTATCAGGGGCTTGAACCATTACTATACCATAGCTACCTGACGTCCGAATAAGTTTACCTCCATCCCCAGGTTTAACCTCAACGTTACATATATGAGTGCCTTCAGGTATTTTACCCAATGGAATTATGTTACCTACTACCGGTGTTGCTTCAGGTCCTATTTCTATTTCTTGACCAACGGTTAAGCCTTCTGGAGCGATGGTTAAGAATTCTTCACCACCTTCAAGCTTAATGAGGGCGACAGGAGCCCCCCTACCTGGATCGTGGATTAGTGCTAGTACCTTACCTATTGTTTTAGTGGTTGGTATACGCGTTATTTGCGGGTATCGTACGTCTCCGACACGTCTCCAAACCGGTGCTTTAAATACGCTTCCACCGCGACCCCTTCTTTGTACGATTAAGCGTTTACCCATGCGTAGCACCCCCTACATGAGCCCTAACCTAGTTATAAGCTCAGATGCTTTATGCTGCGGTGATAACTTAACGTACGCCTTTTTCTCCCCCTTTAAGGTTATTAGAACGTTAACTTTTTCGACATCAACCCCGTAAAGCTCTTTTAACGCCTTCCTTACCTGATGCTTATTAGCCTTAGGGTTTACGATGAAGGTTAGCACGTTAAGCTTCTCCGCCTTCTCAATAGTAGATTCAGATACAACCGGTCTGATTATAATACTGCTCATTTCACGTTACCTCCCTGAAGCGAGGATGATGGTAAGCCCCAATCGGCTAAACGCGTTATAGCGTTCTCGCTCCATAATGTTAATCTACCGGGCATAGCTCCAGGAGCTAAATGAATGATGGATAAGTTATTAATAGTAGTTACATCGACGCCAGGTAAGTTTCTAAAAGCCTTACTTGCGCCTTTATCCTCGGCTAATACTACTAAGACACTTTTAGGTTTCTTATACCTCCTCCCCCGCATCTTTCCTTTGCCAGCCCGAATCCTTATACCTTTCTTTGACCTTAATAGGTCCTTCCATAGCCCTATACCTATTAAGAGCTTTTTCGCGTCGTAGGTCCTTCGTAGTTCCTCTATTTCGCTAGAAACCACTATTGGAAGGTTAAGGTTGGACGGAAGTTTATGCCCTCGAAGTTCAACCCACTCCCTGATAGCGGTAGCGCTTATTGCGGATTTCACCGCTAAAATCCTCTCCTTCCTATTAACTTTCTCCCGTATCACTTTTTCAACGCGCGGTGGATGTGCACGTCTACCTCCTACAGTCATTGGGGCGAAGGCCGCACGCCTTGATCCTTTAACCCTAGGTACACGTGCCACCCCGTAGCCGACCCCCCAGCTTTGAGCTGTGGTTCTTTTCCCGGCCATAGGGTTCCTACCTTGAGGTTGGATCTTAGCGGTAAAGGCCGCTAGGAAGGCACGCTGTATAAGGTCTGGTCTTACCGGCGTTTTAAAGACATCGGGTAGCTTTATTCGTTTAACCGGTTTTCCTTCAAGGTTTAAGACGTCCACCTCATCAGGAGGTAGCGGGCCCTCCATGGCTAACTTAAGTAGGTTGGAAACCCCCATGCTTAAACACCCTGCTTTGAATCTAGGTTTATGGCGACCACTTTAACGGGTTTAGGTTCAGCTTCAGGCATCCTAATCGGGAAGCGCATGCGAACTAAGCGTTTTCTAGGTCCTGGTACCGATCCTTCCAGGATTATATGGTCGCTTTTAACGACTCCATACCCTACGAAGCCGCCTTTAACGTTTACTTCTTTAGGATCTGAGCCTATCTTTAATATACGCTTATTGTACTCCGTCCTCGTATGGAAACCTAACTGCCCCGGTCTAGGTACGGTGAATAGCATACTTGGATGTTGAGGGCTTATCGCTCCAACCTTCCGTGCACCCTTCCTATGCTTATGCCATCTAGTCAAGATCTTCACGCCAAACCGTTTAACAACACCCTGAAAGCCTTTACCCTTAGTTACGGCGATCACGTCCACGTATTGCCCCTCCTTAAAGACCTCGTGGACCTTAACCTCCTTCCCCAGAATGGATTTAGCATATTCAAACTGTTCCTTTACCGTTCCACCGCCTACCTTAATCTCCAGTACCTCGGGGCTTTTCTTACCTAATCCGGATTTTCGAGGCTGAGTACACGCTAATACCCTTACCTCAACGACCTCGTTAATCCTCGACTCTATAATCTTCAACTTCTGACCGCTTTCAGGCCTATTTGGAAGGGGCATCACCCGTTTAAGGTCCTTAGGGAGGTCCTCAGCTAATACCTCT is a window encoding:
- a CDS encoding 50S ribosomal protein L23, which gives rise to MSSIIIRPVVSESTIEKAEKLNVLTFIVNPKANKHQVRKALKELYGVDVEKVNVLITLKGEKKAYVKLSPQHKASELITRLGLM
- the rpl4p gene encoding 50S ribosomal protein L4, with the protein product MGVSNLLKLAMEGPLPPDEVDVLNLEGKPVKRIKLPDVFKTPVRPDLIQRAFLAAFTAKIQPQGRNPMAGKRTTAQSWGVGYGVARVPRVKGSRRAAFAPMTVGGRRAHPPRVEKVIREKVNRKERILAVKSAISATAIREWVELRGHKLPSNLNLPIVVSSEIEELRRTYDAKKLLIGIGLWKDLLRSKKGIRIRAGKGKMRGRRYKKPKSVLVVLAEDKGASKAFRNLPGVDVTTINNLSIIHLAPGAMPGRLTLWSENAITRLADWGLPSSSLQGGNVK
- a CDS encoding 50S ribosomal protein L2, whose protein sequence is MGKRLIVQRRGRGGSVFKAPVWRRVGDVRYPQITRIPTTKTIGKVLALIHDPGRGAPVALIKLEGGEEFLTIAPEGLTVGQEIEIGPEATPVVGNIIPLGKIPEGTHICNVEVKPGDGGKLIRTSGSYGIVMVQAPDKTIVQLPSGELKPLPKLSRATIGVVAGGGRTEKPLLKAGAKYHLAKAKSWKYPTVRGKAMGAYAHPHGGGSHPTGGRPVSRRAPPGAKVGHIAPKRTGRRKR
- a CDS encoding 50S ribosomal protein L3; this encodes MGRRVHAPRRGSLAYYPRVRALRIVPRIRRWPKIKGGTRLLGFAAYKVGMTHSIVIEDNPASPFYGRELIKAVTVLEAPPLFVFGVRAYVASNRGLQVLTEVLAEDLPKDLKRVMPLPNRPESGQKLKIIESRINEVVEVRVLACTQPRKSGLGKKSPEVLEIKVGGGTVKEQFEYAKSILGKEVKVHEVFKEGQYVDVIAVTKGKGFQGVVKRFGVKILTRWHKHRKGARKVGAISPQHPSMLFTVPRPGQLGFHTRTEYNKRILKIGSDPKEVNVKGGFVGYGVVKSDHIILEGSVPGPRKRLVRMRFPIRMPEAEPKPVKVVAINLDSKQGV